One Sinorhizobium mexicanum genomic region harbors:
- a CDS encoding nuclear transport factor 2 family protein, with translation MDIRSTLTELCGAFNAHDLDRIMTFFSDDCVLEMPRGSKPWGSRFEGKRNVREALATRFEGLPDVHYGNDEHFVDEAAGTGISKWTLTGTTREGNRLEVRGCDFYTFRNGKVIRKDSYWKIVE, from the coding sequence ATGGACATTCGATCGACACTGACGGAGCTGTGCGGAGCCTTCAATGCCCATGATCTCGATCGCATCATGACGTTCTTTTCCGACGATTGCGTGCTGGAGATGCCGAGAGGAAGCAAGCCCTGGGGCTCGCGGTTCGAGGGCAAACGGAACGTACGTGAAGCGTTGGCAACACGCTTTGAAGGCCTGCCTGATGTCCACTACGGCAACGACGAACATTTTGTAGATGAGGCCGCTGGTACCGGCATCTCGAAATGGACCCTCACGGGCACGACGCGCGAGGGGAACAGACTAGAGGTCCGGGGTTGTGACTTCTACACGTTTCGCAACGGGAAGGTGATCCGCAAGGACTCCTATTGGAAAATCGTCGAGTAA
- a CDS encoding PQQ-binding-like beta-propeller repeat protein, with translation MKRSAAEILREYGPFPEADNVHGVTFDGSHLWFASGDRLNAVDPASGELTRSIDVAAHAGTAFDGRHLFQIAEDRIQKIDPKTGRVLATIPAPGGGGDSGLAWAEGTLWVGQHRGRRIHQIDPETGKILRTIESNRVVTGVTWIDGELWHGTWEGDESDVRHIDPETGTVLERLDMPPGVGVSGLESDGGDRFFCGGGHAGKIRAIRRPR, from the coding sequence ATGAAACGATCCGCCGCCGAAATCCTTCGTGAATACGGCCCCTTCCCCGAAGCAGACAACGTGCATGGTGTCACCTTCGACGGCAGTCACCTCTGGTTCGCCTCGGGCGACCGGTTGAACGCCGTCGATCCGGCGAGCGGGGAACTCACACGCTCGATCGATGTCGCCGCCCACGCGGGAACGGCCTTCGACGGCCGGCACCTGTTCCAGATCGCCGAGGACCGTATCCAGAAAATCGATCCGAAGACCGGCCGCGTGCTCGCGACAATCCCGGCGCCGGGCGGCGGCGGTGACTCGGGGCTCGCCTGGGCCGAAGGCACGCTCTGGGTGGGCCAGCACCGGGGCCGCAGGATCCACCAGATCGATCCCGAGACCGGCAAAATCCTCCGCACCATCGAATCCAACCGGGTCGTTACGGGCGTCACCTGGATCGACGGCGAACTCTGGCACGGCACCTGGGAAGGCGACGAGAGCGATGTCAGGCATATCGATCCCGAAACGGGCACGGTCCTGGAGCGCCTCGACATGCCGCCTGGCGTGGGCGTGTCCGGGCTCGAATCCGACGGCGGCGACCGCTTCTTCTGCGGTGGTGGGCACGCCGGCAAGATCAGAGCCATCCGGAGGCCGAGGTAG
- a CDS encoding MFS transporter produces the protein MSKAQIQTQSSYRWVIVAAGGLLGCIAIGAMFSLPVFLRPISQETGWSVTGVSSAMTIGFIAMALASMIWGTLSDRWGPRVVVSIGSAILAGALALASQATSLIEFQLVFGLAVGGATAAIFAPMMACVTGWFDTQRSLAVSLVSAGMGMAPMTMSPFAAWLVTIYDWRTSLLIIAALAGAVMIPVALLVRRPPALEGQNAVAASDGEQLDMSVGQAMRSPQFIILFLTNFFCCATHSGPIFHTVSYAISCGIPMIAAVSIYSVEGLAGMGGRVAFGLFGDRFGAKRVLVSGLLLQAFGALAYFFVRDLGAFYAVAAVFGFIYAGIMPLYAVIARENFPLRMMGTVIGGTAMAGSLGMATGPLAGGLIYDTFASYGWLYIGAWGIGIGAFLIALTFRPFPKATAEPAPLPA, from the coding sequence ATGTCGAAAGCACAGATTCAGACGCAAAGTTCATATCGCTGGGTGATTGTCGCCGCCGGTGGCCTGTTGGGCTGCATCGCCATCGGCGCCATGTTTTCGCTGCCGGTTTTTCTCCGGCCCATTTCCCAGGAGACCGGGTGGTCCGTTACCGGTGTCTCCAGTGCCATGACCATCGGCTTTATCGCGATGGCGCTGGCAAGCATGATCTGGGGTACCCTGTCGGACCGCTGGGGGCCTCGCGTGGTCGTTTCGATTGGCTCGGCTATCCTGGCGGGAGCGCTGGCTCTCGCGAGCCAGGCGACCTCGCTCATCGAGTTTCAGCTCGTCTTCGGGCTGGCTGTCGGTGGCGCCACCGCCGCAATCTTTGCTCCGATGATGGCCTGCGTGACCGGCTGGTTCGACACGCAGCGCAGCCTTGCCGTGTCTCTCGTGTCAGCCGGCATGGGCATGGCGCCCATGACCATGTCTCCCTTCGCGGCCTGGCTCGTGACCATCTATGATTGGAGAACGTCGCTGCTGATCATCGCCGCCCTTGCCGGGGCCGTGATGATCCCGGTCGCGCTGCTCGTACGCCGCCCGCCCGCGCTCGAGGGCCAAAATGCCGTCGCCGCTTCGGATGGAGAACAGCTCGACATGTCCGTGGGGCAAGCGATGCGATCGCCCCAGTTCATCATCCTGTTTCTGACGAACTTCTTCTGTTGCGCCACCCACTCGGGCCCGATCTTCCACACGGTGAGCTACGCGATCAGCTGCGGCATCCCGATGATTGCGGCGGTTTCGATCTACAGTGTGGAAGGGCTTGCCGGCATGGGCGGTCGCGTGGCGTTCGGTCTTTTCGGGGATAGGTTCGGCGCCAAGCGCGTCCTCGTCTCTGGGCTGCTGTTGCAGGCGTTCGGCGCACTGGCCTACTTTTTCGTCCGCGATCTCGGCGCGTTTTATGCGGTGGCGGCGGTGTTCGGCTTCATCTACGCCGGCATCATGCCGCTCTATGCCGTTATCGCCCGCGAGAATTTTCCCCTGCGCATGATGGGCACCGTCATCGGCGGAACGGCGATGGCCGGCAGCCTGGGCATGGCAACCGGTCCCCTGGCCGGAGGCCTGATCTACGACACCTTCGCGAGCTACGGTTGGCTCTATATCGGCGCCTGGGGCATCGGGATCGGCGCCTTCCTGATCGCCCTCACCTTCCGGCCCTTTCCCAAGGCCACAGCCGAGCCCGCCCCATTGCCCGCGTAA